In one Cupriavidus taiwanensis genomic region, the following are encoded:
- a CDS encoding phosphatidylserine decarboxylase produces MNYPHPLIAREGWPFLAGAFVISLLVHASAGFWWALPLWIITVFVLQFFRDPPRPIPSQPNAVLAPADGRIVVVEKAQDPYANREALKISVFMNVFNVHSNRVSVDGAVEKVEYFPGKFVNADLDKASTENERNAVLIRRAADGQMVTLVQVAGLVARRILCYTKVGDNLSRGQRYGFIRFGSRVDVYLPLDARPRVTIGEKVSASSTILAELDVK; encoded by the coding sequence ATGAACTATCCTCATCCGCTGATCGCCCGTGAAGGCTGGCCGTTCCTGGCCGGCGCCTTTGTCATCTCGCTGCTGGTGCACGCCAGCGCGGGCTTCTGGTGGGCGTTGCCGCTGTGGATCATCACGGTATTCGTGCTGCAGTTCTTCCGCGATCCGCCGCGACCGATCCCGTCGCAGCCCAACGCCGTGCTGGCCCCGGCCGACGGCCGCATTGTCGTGGTCGAAAAGGCGCAGGATCCGTACGCTAACCGCGAGGCGCTGAAGATCAGCGTCTTCATGAACGTCTTCAACGTGCACTCGAACCGCGTCTCGGTCGACGGCGCGGTGGAGAAGGTCGAGTACTTTCCCGGCAAGTTCGTCAACGCTGACCTGGACAAGGCCTCGACCGAGAACGAGCGCAACGCCGTGCTGATCCGGCGCGCGGCCGACGGCCAGATGGTGACGCTGGTGCAGGTGGCCGGCCTGGTGGCCCGCCGCATCCTGTGCTACACCAAGGTCGGCGACAACCTCTCGCGCGGCCAGCGCTACGGTTTTATCCGCTTCGGCTCGCGCGTGGACGTCTACCTGCCGCTCGATGCGCGCCCGCGCGTGACCATCGGCGAGAAGGTATCGGCCTCGTCGACCATCCTCGCCGAACTCGACGTGAAGTGA
- the pssA gene encoding CDP-diacylglycerol--serine O-phosphatidyltransferase, with the protein MVAFHRRNKRGSSGNVTHLRPFRHNQLRDAGGFDDDAADDHDIVYQRPRRRGIYLLPNAFTTAALFAGFFAIVQAMNMRFDAAAIAIFAAMVLDGMDGRVARITNTQSAFGEQYDSLSDMTSFGVAPALVMYEWILHDLGKWGWIAAFVYCTCAALRLARFNANIGVIDKRFFQGLPSPAAAALVAGFVWLVIDNKLPVKELWMPWVAFGITLYAGLSMVSNAPFYSGKALDVRYRVPFGMMVLVLVLFVVVSTDPPVALFGLFVAYAISGYVLWAWRAMHGKPAIEKKPRE; encoded by the coding sequence ATGGTTGCCTTCCATCGACGTAACAAGCGCGGCAGCAGCGGCAACGTGACTCATCTGCGGCCGTTCCGCCATAACCAGCTGCGCGACGCCGGCGGCTTCGACGACGATGCCGCCGACGACCACGACATCGTCTACCAGCGCCCGCGCCGGCGCGGCATCTACCTGCTGCCCAACGCATTCACCACCGCGGCGCTGTTCGCCGGATTCTTTGCCATCGTGCAGGCGATGAACATGCGCTTCGATGCGGCCGCCATCGCCATCTTCGCGGCCATGGTGCTCGATGGCATGGATGGGCGCGTGGCGCGCATCACCAATACGCAAAGCGCTTTCGGCGAGCAGTATGACTCGCTCTCGGACATGACCTCGTTCGGCGTTGCGCCGGCGCTGGTGATGTACGAATGGATCCTGCACGACCTGGGCAAGTGGGGCTGGATTGCCGCGTTCGTCTACTGCACTTGTGCGGCACTGCGGCTGGCGCGCTTCAATGCCAATATCGGCGTCATCGACAAGCGCTTCTTCCAGGGCCTGCCCAGCCCGGCCGCGGCGGCGCTGGTGGCTGGCTTCGTCTGGCTGGTGATCGACAACAAGCTGCCGGTCAAGGAGCTGTGGATGCCGTGGGTGGCGTTCGGCATCACGCTGTACGCCGGGCTGTCGATGGTCTCGAATGCGCCGTTCTACAGCGGCAAGGCGCTCGACGTGCGCTACCGCGTACCGTTCGGCATGATGGTGCTGGTCCTGGTGCTGTTCGTGGTGGTCTCGACCGATCCGCCGGTGGCGCTGTTCGGGCTGTTCGTGGCCTACGCGATTTCGGGCTATGTGCTGTGGGCCTGGCGGGCCATGCATGGCAAGCCGGCGATCGAGAAGAAGCCGCGGGAATAG
- the lysM gene encoding peptidoglycan-binding protein LysM — MGMFDFIKEAGEKLFGTGEAKAAQAAAAADASAEKVDAANRAAGDAIEAYIRKMGLDATGLMVQVDGSQGLVTVFGVAPDQATREKIILCAGNVEGVDKVEDKMSVNVESAESGWHTVVKGDTLWAIAQAAYGNGAEYNKIFEANQPMLSHPDKIYPGQKLRIPPKG, encoded by the coding sequence ATGGGCATGTTCGACTTCATCAAGGAAGCGGGAGAAAAGCTGTTCGGCACCGGCGAGGCCAAGGCCGCGCAGGCAGCGGCCGCGGCGGATGCATCGGCGGAAAAGGTCGATGCCGCCAATCGCGCCGCGGGCGATGCGATCGAGGCGTATATCAGGAAGATGGGGCTGGACGCGACCGGGCTGATGGTGCAGGTCGACGGCTCGCAGGGTCTCGTCACCGTGTTCGGCGTGGCGCCCGACCAGGCCACGCGCGAGAAGATCATCCTGTGTGCCGGCAATGTCGAGGGCGTCGACAAGGTCGAGGACAAGATGTCGGTCAACGTCGAGTCCGCGGAATCGGGCTGGCACACCGTGGTCAAGGGCGACACGCTGTGGGCGATTGCGCAGGCCGCCTACGGCAACGGCGCCGAGTACAACAAGATCTTCGAAGCCAACCAGCCGATGCTGAGCCACCCGGACAAGATCTATCCGGGCCAGAAGCTGCGCATCCCGCCGAAGGGCTGA
- a CDS encoding 2-isopropylmalate synthase has product MSDKLIIFDTTLRDGEQSPGASMTREEKIRIARQLERLKVDVIEAGFAASSNGDFEAIRAIAQVVRDSTICSLARANDKDIARAAEALKPANSFRIHTFIATSALHMEKKLRMTPDEVYQQARLAVRFARQFTDDIEFSPEDGSRSDMDFLCRVLEGVIAEGATTINLPDTVGYAVPEGYAELIRSVRERIPNSDKAVWSVHCHNDLGMAVANSLAAVKMAGARQIECTINGLGERAGNTSLEEVVMAVKTRRDYFNLDLGIDTTQIVPASKLVSQITGFAVQPNKAVVGANAFAHASGIHQDGVLKARDTYEIMRAEDVGWTANKIVLGKLSGRNAFKQRLQELGIELDSESEVNAAFTRFKELADQKAEIFDEDIVAIVSNEARHDANEHFRFISLSQRSETGERPHARVVFSMDGQEQSGEGEGNGPVDATLHAIESRVASGAEMVLYSVNAITGGTEAQGEVTVRLSKAGRIVNGVGTDPDIVAASAKAYLAALNKLLDKAVQKINPQI; this is encoded by the coding sequence ATGTCTGACAAACTCATCATTTTCGACACCACCTTGCGTGACGGCGAGCAATCGCCCGGCGCCTCGATGACGCGCGAGGAAAAGATCCGCATCGCGCGCCAGCTGGAGCGCCTGAAGGTCGATGTGATCGAGGCCGGTTTCGCGGCGAGCTCCAACGGCGACTTCGAGGCGATCCGCGCGATCGCGCAGGTGGTCAGGGACTCCACCATTTGCTCGCTGGCCCGCGCCAACGACAAGGACATTGCCCGCGCCGCCGAGGCGCTCAAGCCGGCCAACTCGTTCCGCATCCACACCTTCATCGCCACCTCGGCGCTGCACATGGAGAAGAAGCTGCGCATGACGCCGGACGAGGTCTACCAGCAGGCGCGCCTGGCGGTGCGCTTCGCGCGCCAGTTCACCGACGATATCGAGTTCTCGCCGGAAGACGGCAGCCGCTCGGACATGGATTTCCTGTGCCGCGTGCTCGAAGGCGTGATCGCCGAGGGCGCGACCACCATCAACCTGCCCGATACCGTCGGTTACGCCGTGCCGGAAGGCTATGCCGAACTGATCCGCTCGGTGCGCGAGCGCATTCCCAACTCGGACAAGGCGGTCTGGTCGGTGCACTGCCATAACGACCTCGGCATGGCCGTGGCCAACTCGCTGGCGGCGGTCAAGATGGCCGGTGCGCGCCAGATCGAGTGCACCATCAACGGCCTCGGCGAGCGCGCCGGCAACACCAGCCTGGAAGAGGTGGTGATGGCGGTGAAGACGCGCCGCGACTACTTCAACCTGGACCTGGGCATCGACACCACGCAGATCGTGCCGGCATCCAAGCTGGTGTCGCAGATCACCGGCTTCGCGGTGCAGCCGAACAAGGCCGTGGTTGGCGCCAACGCCTTCGCGCACGCCTCCGGCATCCACCAGGATGGCGTGCTCAAGGCGCGCGACACCTACGAGATCATGCGCGCCGAAGACGTGGGCTGGACCGCCAACAAGATCGTGCTGGGCAAGCTGTCGGGCCGCAATGCCTTCAAGCAGCGCCTGCAGGAACTGGGCATCGAGCTCGACAGCGAGAGCGAGGTCAACGCCGCCTTCACGCGCTTCAAGGAGCTGGCTGACCAGAAGGCCGAGATCTTCGACGAGGACATCGTCGCCATCGTTTCGAACGAGGCCCGGCACGACGCCAACGAACACTTCCGCTTCATCTCGCTGTCGCAGCGCTCCGAGACCGGCGAGCGCCCGCATGCGCGCGTGGTGTTCAGCATGGATGGCCAGGAGCAGAGCGGCGAGGGCGAGGGCAACGGCCCGGTCGACGCCACCCTGCATGCGATCGAGTCGCGCGTGGCCAGCGGCGCCGAGATGGTGCTGTATTCGGTCAATGCCATCACTGGCGGCACCGAGGCCCAGGGTGAAGTGACCGTGCGACTGTCCAAGGCCGGCCGCATCGTCAACGGCGTGGGCACCGACCCGGATATCGTCGCGGCCTCGGCCAAGGCCTACCTGGCCGCGCTGAACAAGCTGCTCGACAAGGCCGTGCAGAAGATCAACCCGCAGATCTGA
- a CDS encoding branched-chain amino acid ABC transporter substrate-binding protein, with the protein MTVAARWRGWLGGLLLAAAAGASAQEPIRLGMIDGLSGPFANAGEAVARNLRLAIERINARGGVKTAEGARPLELVTFDSKGNVDESLIQLRALTDKRIPFVLQGNSSAVAGALVSAINRHNARQPDARVLFLNYSAVDPSLTNENCSFWHFRFDASADMRMQALTEVIRQDQAVRRVYLIDQDYSFGHQVARSAREMLAARRPDIQIVGDEFHPIGKIKDFAPYIAKIKASGADAVITGNWGNDLTLMVKAAREGGLRAKFYTFYGNGLGAPAAMGDAGVGRVLAVAEWHPNVGGAASDAFYQEFRARYPEPRDDYVHLRMQMMVEMLARAITQAGSTDAVKVARALEHMRYVNDFHEATVRADDHQVLQPLYVSVMERQGGAVRFDNEGSGYGFRTVRKLKAAQTTLPTTCRMERP; encoded by the coding sequence ATGACGGTTGCGGCGCGGTGGCGGGGATGGCTGGGCGGGTTGTTGCTGGCGGCAGCGGCGGGCGCCTCGGCGCAGGAGCCGATCCGGCTGGGCATGATCGATGGCCTGTCCGGCCCCTTCGCCAATGCCGGCGAGGCGGTGGCGCGCAACCTGCGCCTGGCGATCGAGCGCATCAACGCGCGCGGCGGCGTGAAGACCGCCGAAGGTGCGCGGCCGCTCGAGCTGGTCACCTTCGACAGCAAGGGCAATGTCGACGAAAGCCTGATCCAGCTGCGCGCGCTGACCGACAAGCGCATTCCCTTTGTGCTGCAGGGCAACAGCTCGGCGGTGGCGGGGGCGCTGGTGTCGGCGATCAACCGCCATAACGCGCGCCAGCCGGATGCGCGCGTGCTGTTCCTGAACTATTCGGCGGTCGATCCGAGCCTGACCAACGAGAACTGCAGCTTCTGGCATTTCCGTTTCGATGCCAGCGCCGACATGCGCATGCAGGCGCTGACCGAGGTTATCCGCCAGGACCAGGCGGTGCGCCGCGTCTACCTGATCGATCAGGACTACAGCTTCGGCCACCAGGTGGCGCGCTCGGCGCGCGAGATGCTGGCGGCGCGCCGCCCCGATATCCAGATCGTCGGCGACGAATTCCATCCGATCGGCAAGATCAAGGACTTCGCGCCCTATATCGCCAAGATCAAGGCCAGCGGGGCGGATGCGGTCATCACCGGCAACTGGGGCAACGACCTGACGCTGATGGTCAAGGCCGCGCGCGAGGGCGGGCTGCGGGCCAAGTTCTATACCTTCTACGGCAATGGCCTGGGCGCGCCGGCGGCGATGGGCGATGCCGGGGTCGGCCGCGTGCTGGCCGTGGCCGAGTGGCATCCCAATGTGGGCGGGGCGGCGTCCGATGCGTTCTACCAGGAATTCCGCGCGCGCTATCCGGAGCCCCGGGACGACTACGTCCACCTGCGCATGCAGATGATGGTCGAGATGCTGGCGCGCGCGATCACGCAGGCCGGTTCCACCGACGCGGTCAAGGTGGCGCGCGCGCTCGAGCACATGCGCTACGTCAACGACTTCCACGAAGCCACGGTGCGGGCCGACGACCACCAGGTGCTGCAGCCGCTGTACGTGTCGGTGATGGAGCGCCAGGGCGGCGCGGTGCGCTTCGACAACGAGGGCTCGGGCTATGGCTTCCGCACCGTGCGCAAGCTCAAGGCCGCGCAAACCACGCTGCCGACCACCTGCAGGATGGAGCGACCGTGA